One genomic window of Salvelinus alpinus chromosome 9, SLU_Salpinus.1, whole genome shotgun sequence includes the following:
- the LOC139530366 gene encoding putative nuclease HARBI1 isoform X1, with protein sequence MKAQNCVFLSALTMACPFVRDVVDEEALVLRRAFRRERVFRDRLDPLAFPDDHLYERYRFSADGIRYLCRLLGPRIKHRTARSHALSVEQMVCVALRFFASGAFLYSVGDAEQLNKATICRTIRSVCLAIKALADVFISFPGHRRLCDIKEEFYRIAGFPNVIGAVDCTHIRIKAPSGAHEADFVNRKSFHSINVQMVCNADCVISNVVAKWPGSVHDSRIFRASEIYQCLSQGEFSGVLLGDRGYGCQPFLLTPFTDPQEAQQAYNHAHARTRARVEMTFGLLKARFHCLHKLRVSPVRACDITVACAVLHNVACLRKERAPRVPPAMDWDNPAIFPDDDSGRLLRDQYVLNYFS encoded by the exons atgaaggcccaaaattgtgtgttcctttctgctctgacaatggcatgcccattcgtgcgagatgtggtggatgaagaagcacttgtgctgaggagagccttcaggcgagaaagggtcttcagggaccggttggacccactggccttccctgatgaccatctatatgaaagatacaggttttctgcagatggcatcaggtatctatgcagactactgggtcccaggattaagcaccgcactgcacggagccatgcactgagtgtggagcaaatggtttgtgtggccttgcgcttttttgctagtggagccttcctgtactcagtgggggatgcagaacagctgaacaaggccacaatttgccgcacaataaggagtgtgtgtctggctatcaaagcattagcagatgtcttcatctccttccctggccacagaagactctgtgacatcaaagaggagttctataggattgcag gtttccccaatgtcattggtgcagtggactgcacacacataaggataaaagccccctcaggtgcccatgaggccgattttgtgaataggaaatcctttcacagcattaatgttcag atggtctgcaatgctgactgtgtgatcagcaatgttgtggcaaaatggcctggctcagtccatgactccagaatctttcgggcctctgaaatctatcagtgcctatcacaag gtgaattctctggtgtgttgctgggagacagggggtatggctgccagccttttctcctgacacctttcacagacccccaggaagcacagcaggcctacaaccatgcccatgccaggaccagggccagagttgaaatgacctttggcctcctgaaggcacgctttcactgccttcacaaattaagggtcagccctgttagggcatgtgatattactgtggcttgtgctgtcctccacaatgtggcctgcctgaggaaggagagggcccccagagtgccaccagccatggactgggacaatccggcaatcttccctgatgacgacagtggtcggctgctgagggaccaatatgtgttgaattattttagttag
- the LOC139530366 gene encoding putative nuclease HARBI1 isoform X2 has translation MKAQNCVFLSALTMACPFVRDVVDEEALVLRRAFRRERVFRDRLDPLAFPDDHLYERYRFSADGIRYLCRLLGPRIKHRTARSHALSVEQMVCVALRFFASGAFLYSVGDAEQLNKATICRTIRSVCLAIKALADVFISFPGHRRLCDIKEEFYRIAVDCTHIRIKAPSGAHEADFVNRKSFHSINVQMVCNADCVISNVVAKWPGSVHDSRIFRASEIYQCLSQGEFSGVLLGDRGYGCQPFLLTPFTDPQEAQQAYNHAHARTRARVEMTFGLLKARFHCLHKLRVSPVRACDITVACAVLHNVACLRKERAPRVPPAMDWDNPAIFPDDDSGRLLRDQYVLNYFS, from the exons atgaaggcccaaaattgtgtgttcctttctgctctgacaatggcatgcccattcgtgcgagatgtggtggatgaagaagcacttgtgctgaggagagccttcaggcgagaaagggtcttcagggaccggttggacccactggccttccctgatgaccatctatatgaaagatacaggttttctgcagatggcatcaggtatctatgcagactactgggtcccaggattaagcaccgcactgcacggagccatgcactgagtgtggagcaaatggtttgtgtggccttgcgcttttttgctagtggagccttcctgtactcagtgggggatgcagaacagctgaacaaggccacaatttgccgcacaataaggagtgtgtgtctggctatcaaagcattagcagatgtcttcatctccttccctggccacagaagactctgtgacatcaaagaggagttctataggattgcag tggactgcacacacataaggataaaagccccctcaggtgcccatgaggccgattttgtgaataggaaatcctttcacagcattaatgttcag atggtctgcaatgctgactgtgtgatcagcaatgttgtggcaaaatggcctggctcagtccatgactccagaatctttcgggcctctgaaatctatcagtgcctatcacaag gtgaattctctggtgtgttgctgggagacagggggtatggctgccagccttttctcctgacacctttcacagacccccaggaagcacagcaggcctacaaccatgcccatgccaggaccagggccagagttgaaatgacctttggcctcctgaaggcacgctttcactgccttcacaaattaagggtcagccctgttagggcatgtgatattactgtggcttgtgctgtcctccacaatgtggcctgcctgaggaaggagagggcccccagagtgccaccagccatggactgggacaatccggcaatcttccctgatgacgacagtggtcggctgctgagggaccaatatgtgttgaattattttagttag
- the LOC139530366 gene encoding uncharacterized protein isoform X3 produces MINFLIFLLKTRQKYQVIFCSVTPLNVCVCVCRLNMNGPKRTWQQVKIKYKNILQNAVKKNTHRQGTGGGSPKADLTPAEDMALELNKGRPVLEGIPGGKETSIGSSQDATRFIQVSGSTVFLLEPPAQAPDDADPGEGPSAAATAHDGDDDEEETISLDSRRHEDPDAIQWENQPGNISSQAIRKLYGNHLRRQIELADIDIQYKKKKMENLALESEIKKRTIRKLDLEIKKLERELQEDDTAQNKN; encoded by the exons atgataaattttttgatatttttactgaaaacaagacaaaaataccaagtaattttttgcagtgtgactccattaaatgtgtgtgtgtgtgtgtgtagattaaacatgaacgggccaaaacggacatggcagcaggtcaaaatcaaatacaagaacattctgcagaatg cagtgaaaaagaatacccacagacaaggcacgggtggtgggtcaccaaaggctgaccttaccccagcagaggacatggccttggagctaaataaaggcaggcccgtcttagaggggatccctggggggaaagagacgagcataggttcctcccaagatgccacccgcttcattcaag tgtctggcagcactgtgttcctgttagagccaccagcacaagcaccagacgatgctgatcca ggtgaaggccccagtgcagcagcaacagcacatgatggagacgatgatgaggaggagaccatctctctggattccagaaggcatgag gacccagatgctatacagtgggaaaaccagcctggcaacata agctcacaagctatcagaaagttgtatggcaaccacctccggcgccaaatagaactggcagacatagacattcagtacaagaagaaaaagatggaaaatcttgcactggagtccgaaataaaaaagaggacaattaggaaactggaccttgaaataaaaaaacttgagagggag ctccaagaagatgacacagctcaaaataaaaattag
- the LOC139530366 gene encoding uncharacterized protein isoform X4, giving the protein MALELNKGRPVLEGIPGGKETSIGSSQDATRFIQVSGSTVFLLEPPAQAPDDADPGEGPSAAATAHDGDDDEEETISLDSRRHEDPDAIQWENQPGNISSQAIRKLYGNHLRRQIELADIDIQYKKKKMENLALESEIKKRTIRKLDLEIKKLERELQEDDTAQNKN; this is encoded by the exons atggccttggagctaaataaaggcaggcccgtcttagaggggatccctggggggaaagagacgagcataggttcctcccaagatgccacccgcttcattcaag tgtctggcagcactgtgttcctgttagagccaccagcacaagcaccagacgatgctgatcca ggtgaaggccccagtgcagcagcaacagcacatgatggagacgatgatgaggaggagaccatctctctggattccagaaggcatgag gacccagatgctatacagtgggaaaaccagcctggcaacata agctcacaagctatcagaaagttgtatggcaaccacctccggcgccaaatagaactggcagacatagacattcagtacaagaagaaaaagatggaaaatcttgcactggagtccgaaataaaaaagaggacaattaggaaactggaccttgaaataaaaaaacttgagagggag ctccaagaagatgacacagctcaaaataaaaattag